In Dama dama isolate Ldn47 chromosome 22, ASM3311817v1, whole genome shotgun sequence, the genomic window aaaataattatctTTATCCTTTAAAGTTAAAACTTAGTTCTAACCATTTTCAATAAAATTCTCATTCCATATTCCGTATCAGAAATGGCAGTTCCTTAAAACCCAAATTTTAAACACTTGCTTTTCTGCCCATGAAAGTTATTATGTTTATACATTGTCAGTAAGACAGAAGATAGCTTGGTgtagaacatttatttatttattccatggAACACTCAAAGTTTAGATCAGTGGGAATTTTAATCAATCAAAGAATTGTACATTTTCTTCCCACATATATCGCTTTGTATTAGGAAATGACATTGTGATCCATTTCACTacaatattacaaaatatttacaagaaaatattaaaaataactcaaaCATGAAAGGCAAGATGGGGGTGAAATAAACTGGTTTTTCCAGAAATCTCTACTCCAGTGCCCACAGCACACAAGAGAGCCAAAACAAAGTTCCCCTTGATCACAAGTTTCCAAGGAATTGGAGTAGGGGAAGAAACCGGATGAAAATGGTGGTATGAAGGGGGATGGATGTTATTAGCAGCACTGCTTCAATAACCAATTTATTTTGCATGAAATACCCTCTCTTTTATATGCAGTAAATTCTGAACAAGGCTAAACTTTAGGATATTCCttgaactgaaattaaaaataccctGACAGTGAAAGCAACTCTTTCACCTAAGCTGAGTAAGAGCCTCTTTCTCCATGAACCACTGATGTGAACAGAAGCCTGATCTAGCATCCAAAGCTGTCACAGCAGCCCTTCCATCTCTTTCATGAAAGCCTCATAGACATCGTCCTTAGTCTGCACCGACACGGGAACAGATGGGCCAGATTTGGGCGCTGTTTTGGCAAGAGGCACAGCAGAATCATCCTCTGACTTTCTCTggggagcagcagcagccccttTATTCTCCCGACGCACCCGCAGTGCGGTGGGCACGAATCGTGTGATCTCTGCCTTGGGATTAGTGATCTGTGGCTTGGCACTGATGGTTGCCGTAGCTTTCTTCTCGATGGTGGCTGCGCTTGTGTCATCCGCCTTGGGTCGTTGGATCAAGTTGGGGGGAGCACTTAAAACCCCCGGGTTGGGTAAGGGAGCTGGTGGGAAGAGCCCAGGTGGGGCAGGTCCAAGAGGAGGCACCAGAGGTGGGCGCATCATGCCAGGACGGGGTGGAGGGATACCTAGACGAAGGAGAACACAATAATAAAATGTGACTTTACAAACACAGGCTGACAATTTCTTGAAAAGCACAATTTGTAGAAAATAAATCATACTGCCTGCTATCTGAAACTCAGGAATATATTTTGAtagtaaagaatatttttttgtaAAACAGTATTCGCCTTCCATCTGTACCCCAATTCTTATGTTTTCCTCCTCTCTTAATAATGTACTACTTTAAACTATAAAGTAAAAGTAACACCACCAACTGTTTTCAAATATGATCTTAAGATGGCTGAATCTGTAATTTGATAACCTAAGATTTTATTCCATCTGTACAGTGCAGATGCGATCAAGCCAAGGTTGGGATTTGTTTCCCATGCATTATTACTGATTTACACAATACTCCTCCTCCTTAAAATGTAGCTGAATGGGCAGGAAATACAATTTTAATGTTGGAATGAGAAAATCTGACTAATCATAAAATGTCACCATTACTGGAAAAGAATTCATGTCCTACTGATGGTTTGGACATACCATTACCATTTACCAAGAAGTGCAGAATAATTTTCTCCAAATACCCTCTTTAAGACTGAGAATAAAGTACCAAATTTCCTCAACCTAGGACACTATTGCTTATACAGACTCATAATTATTCCATATAccactgagagagaaaaaaatgtccaAGAACAAGCTGAGGAGCTTAAAAGGAGACCTTCACATTAAATTGAGACAATCAATGTAGTAAACCAGAAATATACCTGCCACATATAAGATCAAAAGGAAATTTACCTATCTAACCTTGACACTGGGTAgagagaatggaagaaaaaaaacttcCCCTTGAGATTGTAAATTTAAAAGTTGATACCCATGCAGATGTATAGAATGACTTCACAACTCTAAGTGCGGtcctaaaaaaaaatcttaaatcaaCACTTTAATCCAAAGTGTTCTCTGGCAAGGAAAAGTCCCCTCTGTGACAGCATCCAATTCAAATACCACTGGTAAGAACTTCTACCTAGGCCAGAAGCAATTTAAAAACACCATTTTAAGATACCGCTTGATTTTAGGATACTGAAATGTGAAAATGTCTTAGGACAAATGAAATATATAGCAGACAGATTTTTGTCACAGAAAGCAAAGCTTCACCTGGAGGTGCTGGGGGAGGTAGCCGTGGTGGGGGTCCCCGAGGAGGAGGGCCAGGAGGCAGACCCGGAGGTGGGCCTGGAGGAGGGCCAGGGGGCCGACCTGGTGGTGGGCCTGGAGGTAAAAGTCGGGGTAGAGGCCCTCGGAGCCCTGGCATTCCAGGTGGTCTCAGGAACGGAGGAGCTCCTGAAACGAGAAAAGTGCTTAGTTAACATCAAACAAATATATCTGAAGTAGTAATTGTGGTATAAGATAACTGAGATGTGGTTTCACTTTAACTTAACATCAAATAACTTCAAAATTTATTATGGtccatttctctttatttcccaGTCCTAGCATAAAGCATTTTAAACCACAGCTCTGCTGGGCTGGAGATACACAAAGATGACATTTCTTAAATGGCTCCAACATAAGCTGAAAATGCAGTATGAAAAGCATGGTGCTTTAAGGATCCTCTGAAACTCATTAAGATATACAAAGACCACTGAGAATGTCATAGGATAGGTAATTTTGCTTTGCACTAGTCAGAAGAGAATGACTCAACTGAAGATTTAACTGGCAGACTATTGGACTAAAAATCATAATTGGCCAGTAAGTTTTATATGTTGTTTCAAGCTGTAAATTAACTTATTATACTTTTAAGCTGAAGACCTGATTAATACTGATGACTTCAGTCTCTAACTATACAGATTACACTAACATCCAGTAACTCCCAACCAAAGACGGATATGCAGTAGCATCTACTGTGCTCTCGTCCTGTTCACAACCGAGAACGGGGTCAACTCGGCATACTGAAGAGTAATTCTAAACAGCCCTCAGTTATATACTCTAGTTTCTGCTTGCTAAACTGCTAATATCAGAACTGATaaactctgaaaaagaagagcTCTGGAGAAAGAGACAGCTGTCACAAGTTCTATGACTTGCAAACCATGTTCTAGGAGTGAGCAAGTTGTGCTTATCCTTGGAGAATCTTGATTTCTTAGAAAATTACACTAGCAGGAAACCAGATATCATTACTACTAATGATGTCTACTTTCTGGAATAACTTCACTGTAACCACATTTaggcttatttatttatagcaAGTAAGTACTTACCTGGAGGTGGTCCAGGAGGAAGGCCTGTAGGTGGTCCAGGTGGCCGTAAAGGTGGAGCAGGTGGCGGTCCAAGCGGAGGTGGTCCTGGCATGGGGGGTGCTTGTATCTGAGATGGAGGAACAGACTGTGGAGGGGCTTGCTGCTGGGAAGCTGCAGATGTGCCATCAGAGAGAGACTCCTCTTTGTGCTGCTTCTGTGACTGCTTCTCTGCTTCGGAATCATCTGACTCTTCATCGTCGTCCTCTGAAAACTCCTCGACTTCTCGGCCCTCCTCGGGGATTTCCTGCCCTGAAAGCAATTGGAAACCAGACAAATGGAGCAGATTCGTATTTTACAGCCTGTGAGATAGCAATGCCTACCAcacatgctcaataaatgctttctTAAAATTAACAACCAGTCTCCTTCAACAGAATACTCAGATACCCAAGAATACAGTAGTATTCTTCTCATCCATATTAGGGCAGCAGAGTGCAAGGAGTCCAAGTTTAGAACAAGATAGACCAGATAGACCTGGACTTAAATGCCAGTCTAACTATTTACTGGCTGGTTAACTTTGGGCAGCTTACCTCAATGTCTTCAAACCTTgacttttgaaaaacaagaatttaTTACTTGATTgctaaaatattaaatagaaaaatgtatGTAAAGCAACTGGCAGGAGGAAATACCAATCACTGTTCTTTCCATGCCTCACCTGCCATTCGAAGCATCATGGCTTGGAGAGGAGTCAgctccttcatgtttttcttcttcttctttctagATTTTCCAGGCATATCTGCAAACCGTACACTTAGACCTAAAGgatcagagaagggaaaggatcaACAAAATTCAGTATATGTTTACTATAAACAAAATACTAGCTATAACTGCTTCCCACTACTTGGCAAAAAGACAGAGCTATATTAAAGACAGTAAATCAAATGCCCACTGGTGGTAAATACATGCTACAGTGATTttaaagttgaaagtgaaagtgttaagtcactcagtcgtgtccgactctttgagaccccatggactgtatagcccaccaggctcctctgtccatggaattctccagacaagaatactggagtgggttgccatttccttctccaggggatcttcccaaccctgggattgaacccaggtctcctgcat contains:
- the WBP11 gene encoding WW domain-binding protein 11; translation: MGRRSTSSTKSGKFMNPTDQARKEARKRELKKNKKQRMMVRAAVLKMKDPKQIIRDMEKLDEMEFNPVQQPQLNEKVLKDKRKKLRETFERILRLYEKENPDIYKELRKLEVEYEQKRAQLSQYFDAVKNAQHVEVESIPLPDMPHAPSNILIQDIPLPGAQPPSILKKTSAYGPPTRAVSILPLLGHGVPRLPPGRKPPGPPPGPPPPQVLQMYGRKVGFALDLPTRRRDEDMLYSPELAQRGHDDDVSSTSEDDGYPEDMDQDKHDDSTDDSDSDRSDGESEGDEFVHRDDTERENNEEKKSGLSVRFADMPGKSRKKKKKNMKELTPLQAMMLRMAGQEIPEEGREVEEFSEDDDEESDDSEAEKQSQKQHKEESLSDGTSAASQQQAPPQSVPPSQIQAPPMPGPPPLGPPPAPPLRPPGPPTGLPPGPPPGAPPFLRPPGMPGLRGPLPRLLPPGPPPGRPPGPPPGPPPGLPPGPPPRGPPPRLPPPAPPGIPPPRPGMMRPPLVPPLGPAPPGLFPPAPLPNPGVLSAPPNLIQRPKADDTSAATIEKKATATISAKPQITNPKAEITRFVPTALRVRRENKGAAAAPQRKSEDDSAVPLAKTAPKSGPSVPVSVQTKDDVYEAFMKEMEGLL